A stretch of the Vitis vinifera cultivar Pinot Noir 40024 chromosome 16, ASM3070453v1 genome encodes the following:
- the LOC100252698 gene encoding cell division control protein 48 isoform X1 has protein sequence MEQKHILLSALIVGVGVSVGLGLASGQTVCRWTGLKLWPDAITEEQIEHELRRQVMDGRESKITFDKFPYFLSKQTRVLLTSAAHFHLRQSDFSKHTRNLTPASRAILLSGPAELYQQTLAKALAHFFQAKLLLLDLNDFSLKMQSKYGSPKRESSSKKSISEVTLGPMSGFLGSFSILLQSEEEETKARVRTSNAGTLSRQSSGAHIKSRCMNPPKHGSNASTPSNTKNTVASQRVTTSSAHFKRTSNWAFDEKQLLQSLYKVLDSVSETCPIILYLRDVEKLLLQSERLYKLFQKMLGRLSGSVLILGSRMLDPDDEDEEMDERVSLLFPYNIEIKEPEDETCLDIWEAQLEKEREMIQFQENKNHIAEVLAANDIGCDNLGSICHADSMILSDHIEEIVISALSYHLMHNKNPEYRNGKLVISSKSLSHGLSIFKEDTRKTNAESSKLVPPYNEFERRIRPEVIPANQIGVAFEDIGALDDIKESLQELVMLPLQRPDLFKGGLLKPCRGILLFGPPGNGKTMLAKAIANEAGARFINVSMSTVTSKWFGEVEKNVRALFTLAAKISPTIIFVDEADSLLGQRTEVGEHYAMRQIKNEFMTHWDGLLTKAGERVLVLAATNRPFDLDEAIIRRFEHRIMVGLPSVESREMILKTLLAKEKAEDLDFKELATMTEGYTGSDLKNLCMTAAYRPVKELLQQERLKEDKKKKQKADEGKSSEDASDTKEEAKGEKVIVLRPLNMEDMRQAKNQVAASFASDEAVMNKLKQWNELYGDGGSRRKKQLTYFL, from the exons ATGGAACAGAAGCACATATTGTTGTCTGCCTTGATCGTTGGGGTGGGCGTCTCGGTTGGCCTTGGTTTGGCTTCTGGACAGACAGTGTGTCGATGGACGGGGCTGAAACTCTGGCCGGACGCAATTACAGAAGAGCAGATTGAGCATGAGCTACGGCGACAGGTCATGGATGGAAGGGAAAGCAAGATCACCTTCGACAAGTTTCCTTATTTCCTCAG TAAGCAGACAAGAGTGTTACTGACAAGTGCTGCACATTTCCATCTAAGGCAGTCTGACTTTTCTAAGCACACCCGAAACCTTACGCCTGCAAGCAGAGCTATTTTGCTCTCAGGACCTGCTG AACTGTACCAGCAAACACTCGCCAAAGCTCTAGCTCATTTCTTCCAAGCAAAGTTGCTGCTGTTGGACCTTAATGACTTTTCTCTGAAG ATGCAGAGCAAATATGGAAGCCCCAAAAGAGAATCT TCTTCCAAGAAGTCCATCTCAGAGGTGACACTGGGGCCGATGTCTGGTTTTCTTGGCTCTTTCTCAATCCTTCTCCagagtgaagaagaagaaaccaaaG CTCGGGTCAGGACTTCTAATGCAGGCACATTGTCTAGGCAAAGCAGTGGTGCCCATATTAAATCAAG ATGTATGAATCCTCCAAAGCATGGTAGCAATGCTTCTACTCCATCTAATACAAAGAACACTGTTGCTTCTCAACGTGTTACTACAAGTTCAG CTCATTTCAAGCGCACAAGCAACTGGGCTTTTGATGAGAAGCAACTTTTGCAGTCACTTTACAAG GTCTTGGATTCAGTATCAGAAACATGTCCCATTATTTTATACCTCAGGGATGTCGAGAAGCTTCTTCTCCAATCAGAAAGATTATACAAATTGTTCCAGAAAATGTTGGGTAGATTATCAGGATCAGTTCTGATACTTGGTTCCCGCATGCTAGACCCTGATGACGAGGACGAAGAAATGGATGAAAGGGTGAGTCTCTTATTCCCTTACAATATTGAAATCAAGGAGCCCGAGGATGAGACTTGTCTTGATATCTGGGAAGCCCAACtggaaaaggagagagagatgATCCAGTTTcaggaaaacaaaaatcatattgCTGAGGTGCTTGCAGCAAATGATATTGGCTGTGATAATTTGGGTTCAATCTGCCATGCAGACTCCATGATTCTAAGTGACCACATAGAAGAGATTGTAATATCTGCACTATCTTATCATTTGATGCATAACAAAAATCCAGAATACCGAAATGGAAAGCTTGTCATATCTTCCAAGAG TTTGTCCCATGGATTGAGTATATTCAAGGAAGACACACGAAAGACAAATGCTGAATCTTCTAAG TTGGTTCCACCTTACAATGAATTTGAGAGGCGTATAAGGCCAGAGGTTATCCCAGCAAATCAGATAGGAGTGGCATTTGAGGACATTGGTGCCTTGGATGACATTAAAGAATCTCTTCAGGAGCTGGTTATGCTCCCTCTTCAGAGGCCAGACCTCTTCAAGGGTGGGCTTCTGAAGCCTTGCAGGGGGATATTACTCTTCGGACCTCCTGGTAATGGAAAAACTATGCTGGCAAAGGCCATTGCCAATGAAGCTGGAGCACGCTTCATCAATGTCTCAATGTCCACCGTCACTTCAAAATGGTTTGGTGAAGTTGAGAAGAATGTTCGAGCTCTGTTCACACTCGCAGCAAAGATCTCCCCAACTATTATTTTTGTGGATGAGGCTGACAGTTTGCTTGGGCAGCGGACCGAAGTTGGAGAGCATTATGCTATGCGACAGATTAAGAATGAGTTCATGACACATTGGGATGGACTACTGACAAAAGCTGGTGAACGAGTCCTCGTTCTTGCTGCAACCAACAGGCCATTTGACCTTGATGAGGCGATTATCAGGCGGTTTGAGCACAG AATTATGGTTGGTCTACCATCTGTGGAGAGCAGGGAGATGATATTGAAGACTCTCTTGGCAAAAGAAAAAGCAGAGGATCTTGACTTTAAGGAGCTTGCAACCATGACAGAAGGTTATACTGGAAGTGATCTTAAG AATTTGTGCATGACAGCAGCTTATCGTCCTGTAAAGGAGCTACTACAACAAGAGAGATTGAAGGAGGATAAA AAAAAGAAGCAGAAAGCTGATGAAGGGAAAAGCTCAGAGGATGCTTCGGATACCAAAGAAGAAGCCAAAGGGGAAAAGGTAATTGTTCTGAGACCCTTAAACATGGAAGACATGAGGcaggcaaagaatcaggttgcTGCTAGTTTTGCTTCTGATGAAGCAGTAATGAACAAGCTGAAGCAGTGGAATGAATTGTATGGAGATGGCGGTTCAAGGAGGAAGAAACAACTGACCTACTTCCTATAG
- the LOC100262972 gene encoding reticulon-like protein B5: MADHAGESESAMESVMETITAKLHGYDSPSSSDSEDGKKSLVEAVKSKSYRLFGREKPLHKVLGGGKPADVFLWRNKKISASVLGCATAIWVLFEMLEYQLLPLLCHILMLSLASLFLWSNASIVIKKSPPNIPEVGVPEKAVMEITSALLYAINRGLTSLHNIASGRHLKQFLAVTAGLWVLSAVGRWCNFITLFYLLFVLLHTVPVIYEKYEDEVDSSAEKVKTEIKNQYRVLCEKVLRGQPEDVLKVRKLS; encoded by the exons ATGGCAGATCATGCGGGCGAGTCCGAATCCGCCATGGAGTCGGTGATGGAAACGATAACCGCGAAGCTTCATGGCTATGACTCGCCCTCGTCGTCAGACTCCGAAGACGGCAAGAAGTCGCTGGTGGAGGCTGTGAAATCGAAGAGTTACAGGCTTTTCGGAAGGGAAAAGCCTCTTCACAAGGTCCTAGGGGGTGGAAAAC CTGCTGATGTCTTCCTGTGGAGAAATAAGAAGATTTCAGCCAGTGTGCTCGGCTGCGCCACTGCAATATGGGTTCTCTTTGAAATGCTTGAATACCAATTGCTTCCTCTACTATGCCACATTTTAATGCTCAGTTTGGCATCCCTTTTCCTGTGGTCCAATGCATCCATCGTCATCAAGAA GTCACCTCCAAACATCCCAGAAGTTGGAGTTCCTGAGAAAGCTGTCATGGAGATTACCTCAGCCCTGCTATATGCAATCAACCGAGGTCTAACTTCACTGCACAACATTGCATCCGGGAGACATTTGAAGCAGTTTCTCGCT GTTACTGCTGGGTTGTGGGTTTTGTCAGCTGTGGGGAGATGGTGTAACTTCATCACCTTGTTCTACTTAT TGTTTGTTTTGCTACACACGGTGCCTGTCATTTACGAGAAGTATGAGGATGAAGTGGATTCGTCAGCTGAGAAAGTTAAGACCGAAATCAAAAACCAGTACAGAGTCCTTTGCGAGAAGGTTCTCAGAGGACAACCTGAAGACGTGTTGAAGGTCAGGAAGCTGTCTTAG
- the LOC100252698 gene encoding cell division control protein 48 isoform X2 has translation MEQKHILLSALIVGVGVSVGLGLASGQTVCRWTGLKLWPDAITEEQIEHELRRQVMDGRESKITFDKFPYFLSKQTRVLLTSAAHFHLRQSDFSKHTRNLTPASRAILLSGPAELYQQTLAKALAHFFQAKLLLLDLNDFSLKMQSKYGSPKRESSSKKSISEVTLGPMSGFLGSFSILLQSEEEETKGTLSRQSSGAHIKSRCMNPPKHGSNASTPSNTKNTVASQRVTTSSAHFKRTSNWAFDEKQLLQSLYKVLDSVSETCPIILYLRDVEKLLLQSERLYKLFQKMLGRLSGSVLILGSRMLDPDDEDEEMDERVSLLFPYNIEIKEPEDETCLDIWEAQLEKEREMIQFQENKNHIAEVLAANDIGCDNLGSICHADSMILSDHIEEIVISALSYHLMHNKNPEYRNGKLVISSKSLSHGLSIFKEDTRKTNAESSKLVPPYNEFERRIRPEVIPANQIGVAFEDIGALDDIKESLQELVMLPLQRPDLFKGGLLKPCRGILLFGPPGNGKTMLAKAIANEAGARFINVSMSTVTSKWFGEVEKNVRALFTLAAKISPTIIFVDEADSLLGQRTEVGEHYAMRQIKNEFMTHWDGLLTKAGERVLVLAATNRPFDLDEAIIRRFEHRIMVGLPSVESREMILKTLLAKEKAEDLDFKELATMTEGYTGSDLKNLCMTAAYRPVKELLQQERLKEDKKKKQKADEGKSSEDASDTKEEAKGEKVIVLRPLNMEDMRQAKNQVAASFASDEAVMNKLKQWNELYGDGGSRRKKQLTYFL, from the exons ATGGAACAGAAGCACATATTGTTGTCTGCCTTGATCGTTGGGGTGGGCGTCTCGGTTGGCCTTGGTTTGGCTTCTGGACAGACAGTGTGTCGATGGACGGGGCTGAAACTCTGGCCGGACGCAATTACAGAAGAGCAGATTGAGCATGAGCTACGGCGACAGGTCATGGATGGAAGGGAAAGCAAGATCACCTTCGACAAGTTTCCTTATTTCCTCAG TAAGCAGACAAGAGTGTTACTGACAAGTGCTGCACATTTCCATCTAAGGCAGTCTGACTTTTCTAAGCACACCCGAAACCTTACGCCTGCAAGCAGAGCTATTTTGCTCTCAGGACCTGCTG AACTGTACCAGCAAACACTCGCCAAAGCTCTAGCTCATTTCTTCCAAGCAAAGTTGCTGCTGTTGGACCTTAATGACTTTTCTCTGAAG ATGCAGAGCAAATATGGAAGCCCCAAAAGAGAATCT TCTTCCAAGAAGTCCATCTCAGAGGTGACACTGGGGCCGATGTCTGGTTTTCTTGGCTCTTTCTCAATCCTTCTCCagagtgaagaagaagaaaccaaaG GCACATTGTCTAGGCAAAGCAGTGGTGCCCATATTAAATCAAG ATGTATGAATCCTCCAAAGCATGGTAGCAATGCTTCTACTCCATCTAATACAAAGAACACTGTTGCTTCTCAACGTGTTACTACAAGTTCAG CTCATTTCAAGCGCACAAGCAACTGGGCTTTTGATGAGAAGCAACTTTTGCAGTCACTTTACAAG GTCTTGGATTCAGTATCAGAAACATGTCCCATTATTTTATACCTCAGGGATGTCGAGAAGCTTCTTCTCCAATCAGAAAGATTATACAAATTGTTCCAGAAAATGTTGGGTAGATTATCAGGATCAGTTCTGATACTTGGTTCCCGCATGCTAGACCCTGATGACGAGGACGAAGAAATGGATGAAAGGGTGAGTCTCTTATTCCCTTACAATATTGAAATCAAGGAGCCCGAGGATGAGACTTGTCTTGATATCTGGGAAGCCCAACtggaaaaggagagagagatgATCCAGTTTcaggaaaacaaaaatcatattgCTGAGGTGCTTGCAGCAAATGATATTGGCTGTGATAATTTGGGTTCAATCTGCCATGCAGACTCCATGATTCTAAGTGACCACATAGAAGAGATTGTAATATCTGCACTATCTTATCATTTGATGCATAACAAAAATCCAGAATACCGAAATGGAAAGCTTGTCATATCTTCCAAGAG TTTGTCCCATGGATTGAGTATATTCAAGGAAGACACACGAAAGACAAATGCTGAATCTTCTAAG TTGGTTCCACCTTACAATGAATTTGAGAGGCGTATAAGGCCAGAGGTTATCCCAGCAAATCAGATAGGAGTGGCATTTGAGGACATTGGTGCCTTGGATGACATTAAAGAATCTCTTCAGGAGCTGGTTATGCTCCCTCTTCAGAGGCCAGACCTCTTCAAGGGTGGGCTTCTGAAGCCTTGCAGGGGGATATTACTCTTCGGACCTCCTGGTAATGGAAAAACTATGCTGGCAAAGGCCATTGCCAATGAAGCTGGAGCACGCTTCATCAATGTCTCAATGTCCACCGTCACTTCAAAATGGTTTGGTGAAGTTGAGAAGAATGTTCGAGCTCTGTTCACACTCGCAGCAAAGATCTCCCCAACTATTATTTTTGTGGATGAGGCTGACAGTTTGCTTGGGCAGCGGACCGAAGTTGGAGAGCATTATGCTATGCGACAGATTAAGAATGAGTTCATGACACATTGGGATGGACTACTGACAAAAGCTGGTGAACGAGTCCTCGTTCTTGCTGCAACCAACAGGCCATTTGACCTTGATGAGGCGATTATCAGGCGGTTTGAGCACAG AATTATGGTTGGTCTACCATCTGTGGAGAGCAGGGAGATGATATTGAAGACTCTCTTGGCAAAAGAAAAAGCAGAGGATCTTGACTTTAAGGAGCTTGCAACCATGACAGAAGGTTATACTGGAAGTGATCTTAAG AATTTGTGCATGACAGCAGCTTATCGTCCTGTAAAGGAGCTACTACAACAAGAGAGATTGAAGGAGGATAAA AAAAAGAAGCAGAAAGCTGATGAAGGGAAAAGCTCAGAGGATGCTTCGGATACCAAAGAAGAAGCCAAAGGGGAAAAGGTAATTGTTCTGAGACCCTTAAACATGGAAGACATGAGGcaggcaaagaatcaggttgcTGCTAGTTTTGCTTCTGATGAAGCAGTAATGAACAAGCTGAAGCAGTGGAATGAATTGTATGGAGATGGCGGTTCAAGGAGGAAGAAACAACTGACCTACTTCCTATAG
- the LOC100257844 gene encoding F-box protein At5g52880 isoform X2: MSTPLERYQKLGLRDSLPRIYQYPFVCKELSFILRGAYNKLPKNLQSLVFQDTLAAFRLLPQMQTQSAVSAANLLLQSAEAVLPKQKRTQAVTEFKHAKVACKRRSKARQEEEGLAHLPQDVLVHIFSFLDMQSLLSVGLACWSWNSAASDNCLWQLQYAICFGNSEDISKMKGRRDGELVEDKEETKLKEDIATRTGVDWRDAFKRKYKGKRAKRFTSNRGYCGVCHTIVWLSNMKCPKRHPGVKSENQQIKPVSPQQIVEYILDDSLSMTSSSDSDSDSEGGLLSKLWTYPRYIGID, translated from the exons ATGAGTACCCCATTGGAGAGATACCAAAAACTCGGTCTGAGAGACTCCCTCCCTCGAATCTATCAATATCCGTTCGTCTGCAAAGAGTTGAGCTTCATTCTCAGAGGCGCTTATAATAAACTCCCCAAAAATCTCCAGTCTCTCGTCTTCCAAGATACCCTCGCAGCTTTTCGTCTCCTTCCCCA AATGCAGACACAGAGTGCTGTTTCAGCAGCTAATCTCCTCCTGCAGAGTGCAGAGGCCGTGTTGCCAAAGCAGAAGAGAACTCAGGCAGTTACAGAATTTAAGCATGCAAAGGTTGCTTGTAAAAGGCGCTCTAAAGCTCGACAGGAAGAAGAAG GTTTGGCCCATCTGCCTCAAGATGTTCTTGTGCATATCTTCAGTTTCCTGGATATGCAATCCCTACTTTCTGTTGGGTTAGCCTGCTG GTCATGGAACTCAGCAGCAAGCGATAACTGTTTGTGGCAGTTGCAATATGCTATTTGCTTTGGTAATTCTGAAGATATTTCCAAGATGAAAGGGCGCAGGGATGGTGAACTAGTTGAAGATAAGGAAGAAACTAAGCTAAAAGAGGACATTGCCACTAGAACTGGTGTTGACTGGAGAGATGCcttcaaaagaaaatataaag GCAAGCGGGCAAAACGATTCACATCTAATAGGGGATATTGTGGAGTTTGCCACACGATAGTTTGGCTCAGTAACATGAAATGTCCGAAAAGACACCCTGGAGTGAAGTCTGAAAATCAGCAGATTAAGCCTGTATCACCTCAGCAG ATTGTTGAATATATATTGGATGATTCTTTGTCAATGACATCCTCTTCGGATAGTGATAGTGATTCGGAAGGAGGGTTGCTCTCCAAGCTGTGGACTTATCCAAGGTACATTGGTATTGATTGA
- the LOC100257844 gene encoding F-box protein At5g52880 isoform X1: protein MSTPLERYQKLGLRDSLPRIYQYPFVCKELSFILRGAYNKLPKNLQSLVFQDTLAAFRLLPQMQTQSAVSAANLLLQSAEAVLPKQKRTQAVTEFKHAKVACKRRSKARQEEEGLAHLPQDVLVHIFSFLDMQSLLSVGLACWSWNSAASDNCLWQLQYAICFGNSEDISKMKGRRDGELVEDKEETKLKEDIATRTGVDWRDAFKRKYKGKRAKRFTSNRGYCGVCHTIVWLSNMKCPKRHPGVKSENQQIKPVSPQQVIFVFVIVEYILDDSLSMTSSSDSDSDSEGGLLSKLWTYPRYIGID, encoded by the exons ATGAGTACCCCATTGGAGAGATACCAAAAACTCGGTCTGAGAGACTCCCTCCCTCGAATCTATCAATATCCGTTCGTCTGCAAAGAGTTGAGCTTCATTCTCAGAGGCGCTTATAATAAACTCCCCAAAAATCTCCAGTCTCTCGTCTTCCAAGATACCCTCGCAGCTTTTCGTCTCCTTCCCCA AATGCAGACACAGAGTGCTGTTTCAGCAGCTAATCTCCTCCTGCAGAGTGCAGAGGCCGTGTTGCCAAAGCAGAAGAGAACTCAGGCAGTTACAGAATTTAAGCATGCAAAGGTTGCTTGTAAAAGGCGCTCTAAAGCTCGACAGGAAGAAGAAG GTTTGGCCCATCTGCCTCAAGATGTTCTTGTGCATATCTTCAGTTTCCTGGATATGCAATCCCTACTTTCTGTTGGGTTAGCCTGCTG GTCATGGAACTCAGCAGCAAGCGATAACTGTTTGTGGCAGTTGCAATATGCTATTTGCTTTGGTAATTCTGAAGATATTTCCAAGATGAAAGGGCGCAGGGATGGTGAACTAGTTGAAGATAAGGAAGAAACTAAGCTAAAAGAGGACATTGCCACTAGAACTGGTGTTGACTGGAGAGATGCcttcaaaagaaaatataaag GCAAGCGGGCAAAACGATTCACATCTAATAGGGGATATTGTGGAGTTTGCCACACGATAGTTTGGCTCAGTAACATGAAATGTCCGAAAAGACACCCTGGAGTGAAGTCTGAAAATCAGCAGATTAAGCCTGTATCACCTCAGCAGGTGATTTTCGTATTCGTG ATTGTTGAATATATATTGGATGATTCTTTGTCAATGACATCCTCTTCGGATAGTGATAGTGATTCGGAAGGAGGGTTGCTCTCCAAGCTGTGGACTTATCCAAGGTACATTGGTATTGATTGA